The nucleotide sequence TGTCCGGTATGGGCAGCGGCCGCTTCTCGATGGCGGCGGCCATCACCTCGGGGAAGAGGTCCGGAGTACAGGCGAACGCCGGTGCCCCGAGCGCGGCCAGGGCGGCCGCGTGCTCCCGGTCGTAGGCGGGCGCTCCCTCGTCGGACAGCGCGAGCAGGGTCACGAACTGCACGCCGGACGCCTTCATCGCCGCGACCCGCTTGAGCATCTCGTCCCGGATACCGCCCTCGTACAGGTCGCTGATCAGCACGACCACCGTCTCGGCGGGCCGGGTGATCTTCGACTGGCAGTAGGCGAGCGCCCGGTTGATGTCGGTGCCGCCGCCGAGCTGGGTGCCGAACAGGACGTCCACCGGGTCGTCGAGCTGGTCGGTGAGGTCGACCACGGAGGTGTCGAAGACGACCATGCGCGTACTGATCGACCGCATTGAGGCGAGCACCGCCCCGAACACCGACGCGTAGACCACGGACGCGGCCATCGACCCGGACTGGTCGATGCAGAGGATCACCTCCTTCTTCACCGACTGCGCGGCCCGCCCGTACCCGATGAGCCGCTCCGGCACGATCGTCCGGTACTCCGGCAGATAGTGCTTGAGGTTGGCCGCGATGGTCCGGTTCCAGTCGATGTCGTGGTGGCGCGGCCGGCTGATCCGGGCGCTGCGGTCGAGGGCGCCGGTGAGCGTGGCGCGGGTGCGGGTCGCCAGCCGCTTCTCCAGGTCCTCGACCACCTTGCGCACGACGGCCCGCGCGGTCTCCTTGGTGGTCTCCGGCATCGCCTTGTTGAGCGAGAGCAGGGTGCCGACCAGGTGGACGTCGGCCTCCACCGCCTCCAGCATCTCCGGCTCCAGCAGCAGCGCGGCCAGGCCGAGCCGGTCGATGGCGTCGCGCTGCATGACCTGCACGACGGAGGAGGGGAAGTAGGTACGGATGTCCCCGAGCCAGCGCGCCACGGAGGGCGCCGAACCGCCCAGTCCCGCCGAACGCTCCCGTCCCGCCGGGTTCTTGCCCGCCTTGTCGCCCCTGCCGTACAGCGCGGTCAGTGTGCCGTCCATCGCCGCGTCCCGGCCGGACAGCGCGACTCCGGTGCCGTCGGCCTGGTCCCCGCCGAGCACCAGCCGCCATCGGCGCAGCCGCTCGGCGTCGCCGTCGTCCACCGTCGTCCCGGTCGTCGCAGTCGTCCCGGTCGTCCTGGTCGTCATGTCCCCACCCCCGCGAAGCTGTTGTCGTCCATCGGTTCCGGCCGCTGCGTCAGGCCGAGCAGCAGGTGCAGCACCGGCAGCACGGCCTCCGCGCGCCCGGCGTCGGGTTCCGGCGCGAAGCCGGGCCGCGTCGCCGGGTCGGCCGTCCGTGCGGTGCCGCCGCCCGGACCGCGCCGGACCAGCTCGCCGAGGGTCCGGCGCACCCCGGACTCGTACGCCGAGAAGGTGCGGCGCAGCAGCGGCAGCACGTCGGTGAACGCGTCGGCGGGTACGGAGGTCAGCCAGGCGTCGACGAGCGCGAGCAGCCGCTCGTCGTGCACCAGCAGCAGCCCTCCCCCGCCACCGCCGACGAACCCCTCGACCCAGGCGGCCGCGTCGCCGGGCGGGGTCCCCGGCGACAGCGCCAGCCCCATGAGCCGGGCCACCTCCTCGGCCTCCAGCACCCCGTCGTCCAGCAGCAGCCGCACCGCGCGGCCCCGCAGCAGACCGGGCACGGTGTCCCGCCGGGAGAGGGTGCGCAGCACGGCCCGCCAGCGGGACCGGAGGCCGTCGTGCCCGGTGAGCGTCTCGGCGAGCAGGCCGACCGCGCCGTGCACGGCGTCCACGTGGCCGCGCATCTCCTGGGCGGCGTCGGTGTCCAGGGTGGCGCAGGCGGGCGGGAGGCCGATGAAGACCCGCTCGGCGAGGGCTGCGGCGACATCGGCGAGGGCGCCGGTGTCGGTGCCGCGTACATCGCCGTAGCGCAGGGAGCGGACCAGGGCGGGCAGCGCCTGCGCGAGGTGACCGACGTCGGCGTCGAGGGCCGCGCGGTCCGCGAGCACCCGCATCACCACGGGCAGCGCGTCCGGCAGCCCGGCGAGCAGGCACTGCTCGGCCAGCGCGGTCACGTCGGCCAGCGCCCGCGCGCCGACCGCGTCCGCCTCGGCCTTGGCCGTGGCCGCGCCCAGCACCGTGGTGCCCCACACCCCGGCCTCGGCGATCCGCACCGACAGCTCCGGCTCCCAGCGCAGCCGCCAGGTCTCCCGGAAGGTGCCCGTGCTCCCGCGCGAGCGGGCCGGCTCGCCCCAGCCGACGCCCAGCAGCCGCAGCCGGTGCAGCAGCCGGGCACGCGCGGCGTCGGTGTCCTTGCGGAGGTCCAGCTCCAGCTCGCGCTCCAGCGCCTCCGGCTTGAGCCGCAGCCGGCGCTGCTCACGGGCCAGGTCACGCTGCAACGGCACCGCGGGCGCGGACTCGGGGACCTCGCCCAGCACGTCCCCGACCACCAGCCGGTCGTACACCAGGGACAGCGGCACGTCCGAGCCCTCGCAGAGCACCGCCCGCACGGCGTCCGTGGTCTCGGTGAGGCCGGGCAGCGGGCGGCCGCGCATCACCGCGAGGGTGTCGGCCAGCCGGACCGCCTCGATGACATGGGCGGAGGACACGATCCGGTCCTCCTCCCGCAGCAGCCCCGCGACCTTGGTGAGCCACCGCTCCACCGGCCGGTCCGGCGCGCCGAACAGGTGGGCGTACCAGCCCGGCGAGTCGATCCCGGCGCCGTATCCACTGGACCGGGCCAGTCTGCGGTGGGTCCAGGGCACCCAGGTCAGGTCGGTCTTGAGCTTGGGCAGGCCCTTGAGGAGCGCCCGGTCGGCGGTGACGGTGGCCTTGGCGCGGAGGGCGGGCACGTGCCACGCGCCGCAGACCACGGCCACCTCGTCCCCGAACTCCTTGCGGGCGGCGCGGATCTGGAGCCGCATGTACGCCTCCCGCACGAGGTCGCGTGGCCGGCCGCCGTCGCCGTACCGCTCCCGCAGGGCGCCCATGGCGTCCTCCAGCGCGGCGAACGGCGCGAACGGCTCCCGCAGTCCCGGCCCCCGGTGCTCGACGGCGTCCTCCCACCAGCGCTCGGGGTCGTCGTACCCGGCGGCCTCGGCGAGAGCGGCGAGCGGGTCCACGCGTGCCTGCTGGGCCTCTTCTTCCGCCGAGGCCTCTTCTTCCGAGGCTTCTTCTTCGCAGGCTTCTTCTTCCGAGTCGCCCGGGTCCGCCTCCCAGGCCAGCGAGTGCGTCGCGGGCAGGTCGATGAAGCGGGCCGGGACCCCCTGCTCGACGGCCCAACGGATCGCCACCCACTCGGGGCTGAACTCGGCCAGCGGCCAGAACGCCGAGCGGCCGGGCTCGTCCACGGCGTGGGCGAGCAGCGCGACCGGTGGCCGCAGCGCGGGGTCGGCGGCCAGCGGGATCAGCGGGTCGGCCTCGGGCGGCCCCTCGATGAGGACGACGGCGGGCGCGGCGGCGTCCAGCGCGGCCCGCACCGCCCGCGCGGAGCCCGGCCCGTGGTGCCGGACACCCAGCAGCAGCGGACCGGAGTCGAACGCCCCGGCCGGGGACGGGGCGTCGCTCACGCGCTCACCTCCCGGCAGGCCCGGTAGAAGTCCGTCCACCCGTCGCGCTCGCGCACGACCGTCTCCAGGTACTCCTGCCAGACGACCCGGTCGGCGGCCGGGTCGCGGACCACGGCGCCGAGGATGCCCGCGGCCACGTCCCCGGCGCGCAGCACGCCGTCGCCGAAGTGGGCGGCCAGGGCGAGGCCGTTGGTGACGACGGAGATGGCCTCCGCCGTGGACAGCGTGCCGCTCGGCGACTTCAGCTTGGTGCGGCCGTCGGCGGTCACGCCGTCGCGCAGCTCGCGGAAGACCGTGACGACGCGGCGGATCTCGTCCAGGCCCTCGGGTGCGTCGGGCAGGTCGAGCGAGCGGCCGAGCTGGTCGACGCGGCGGCTGACGATGTCGACCTCGGCGTCGGCGCTCTCCGGCAGCGGCAGCACCACCGTGTTGAAGCGGCGGCGCAGCGCGCTGGAGAGGTCGTTGACGCCCCGGTCGCGGTCGTTGGCGGTGGCGATGAGGTTGAAACCGCGCACGGCCTGCACCTCCTGCCCCAGCTCCGGGATCGGCAGGGTCTTCTCGGACAGGATCGTGATCAGCGTGTCCTGCACATCGGCCGGTATGCGGGTCAGCTCCTCGACCCGCGCCGTCATGCCCTCGGACATGGCGCGCATGACGGGGCTCGGCACGAGGGCGTCCCGGCTGGGTCCGTGGGCGAGGAGGCGGGCGTAGTTCCAGCCGTACCGGATCGCCTCCTCCGGAGTGCCGGCGGTGCCCTGCACCAGCAGGGTCGAGTCACCGCTGACGGCGGCCGCCAGATGCTCGGACACCCAGGTCTTGGCCGTGCCGGGCACGCCGAGCAGGAGCAGCGCGCGGTCGGTGGCCAGCGTGGTGACGGCGACCTCGACGATGCGGCGCGGGCCCACGTACTTGGGTGTGATCACGGTGCCGTCCGGCAGCGTGCCGCCGAGCAGGTACGTGGCGACCGCCCACGGCGACAATTTCCAGCGCTCGGGGCGCGGCCGGTCGTCCTGCGCGGCGAGCGCCGCGAGTTCGGCGGCGAAGGCGTCTTCGGCATGCGGTCGCAACGCCTGCGGCGCCTGGCCCGGGTTCGGTTCGACGTTCGTGGGTTCCATGGACACAGTCATGGCTGAGGCCCCCTCCAGCTCGGCCGTGGGTCATCTGGCACCCACCATGCAGCACCCCACTGACAATCGCCCTGACCTGCATAAACGCGCCCACCGGACGCATTGTCAGTGGTGGGTCCTAACGTCTTCGGCATGACTCAGCAGGGGGTGCGCCGGACTGCGGAACAGGTGCTGGCTCTGGCGCCTGACGCGTCGTCGCGCAAAGCGGGAAGCAAACTGGGTGTGGCGGGGCCGTGGTCCGGTGCGGGCAGCGGCGAGGAGGGGGTGGTGTGGGGGCTGTGCAAGGGCAGCGGCAGCAAGCCGTACCAGACGGTGGTGGACCTGTCGGACCCGGCCGGGCCGGCGTACAAGTGCAGTTGTCCGAGCCGGAAGTTCCCGTGCAAGCACGCGCTGGGACTGCTGCTGCTCTGGGCGGGGGACGAGGGCGCGGTGCCCGCCTCGGCCACGGCACCGGACTGGGCCGAGCAGTGGCTCGCGGGCAGACGCGGACGGGCGGAGGCCAAGAAGACGCAGGCGGCGGCAAGTTCGACGGCCGACCCCGAGGCCGCCCGCCGGCGTGCGGAGCGGCGGGACCAGCGGGTCACGGCTGGTGCCACCGAGCTGGAGCGACGCCTCGCCGACCTGCTCCGCGACGGCCTGGCCTCGGCCGAGCGGGCGGGATACGGGCTCTGGGAGGAGACGGCGGCCCGCATGGTCGACGCCCAGGCCCCCGGACTCGCGGCGCGTGCCAGGGAATTGGGAGCGATACCGGCATCCGGTGCGGGCTGGCCGGCCCGGCTGCTGGAGGAATGCGCGCTGCTCCACCTCCTCGACCAGGGCTGGCTCCACCATGACCGGCTCCCGGACGCACTCGCGGCCACGGTCCGTACCCGCCTCGGCCTGCCCACCCCGGCGGACGGTCCGTCGCTGCGCGACCGCTGGCAGGTCCTCGCCCAGTACGACTCGGCCGACGCCAAACTGACGACCCGCCGTATCTGGCTGCACGGCACGGACTCGGGCCGCACCCGCCTGCTCCTCTCCTACGGCGCGGCGGGCCGGGCCCCCGAACTCTCCCTCCCGCTGGGCATGACCCTGGACGCGGACCTGTCCGACCATCCCGGAGCGGGCCAGGTCCGGGCCACCCTGGGCGAACGGCACGCCCCGGCGGCACCCGCCGCGTCCCGCCCGCCCGGCATCACCACCACCGAAGCGCTGACCTCGTACGGCGAAGCCCTCGCCGAGGACCCCTGGCTGGAGTCCGTCCCGGTCACCCTGAGCGCGGTCGTACCGGTGCCGGACGGCGACCCCGGCTCCTGGCACCTGGCCGACGCCGACTCGGACACCGCCCTGCCGCTCACCCCGACGTTCCTGACGCGTCCCAGCCTGTGGCGCCTGGTCGCCCTCTCCGGAGGGGCCCCGCTCACGGTGTTCGGCGAGTGCGGCCACCGAGGCTTCACTCCGCTGACGACGTGGACGGAGGGCGGGGGCGAGCCGGTGAGCCTCTGCTGAACCCGGCGGACAGGGCCGGCGCTGCCGGAGACCTCGGCAACACGGTGGCGCC is from Streptomyces seoulensis and encodes:
- a CDS encoding VWA domain-containing protein translates to MTTRTTGTTATTGTTVDDGDAERLRRWRLVLGGDQADGTGVALSGRDAAMDGTLTALYGRGDKAGKNPAGRERSAGLGGSAPSVARWLGDIRTYFPSSVVQVMQRDAIDRLGLAALLLEPEMLEAVEADVHLVGTLLSLNKAMPETTKETARAVVRKVVEDLEKRLATRTRATLTGALDRSARISRPRHHDIDWNRTIAANLKHYLPEYRTIVPERLIGYGRAAQSVKKEVILCIDQSGSMAASVVYASVFGAVLASMRSISTRMVVFDTSVVDLTDQLDDPVDVLFGTQLGGGTDINRALAYCQSKITRPAETVVVLISDLYEGGIRDEMLKRVAAMKASGVQFVTLLALSDEGAPAYDREHAAALAALGAPAFACTPDLFPEVMAAAIEKRPLPIPDTE
- a CDS encoding DUF5682 family protein, with the translated sequence MSDAPSPAGAFDSGPLLLGVRHHGPGSARAVRAALDAAAPAVVLIEGPPEADPLIPLAADPALRPPVALLAHAVDEPGRSAFWPLAEFSPEWVAIRWAVEQGVPARFIDLPATHSLAWEADPGDSEEEACEEEASEEEASAEEEAQQARVDPLAALAEAAGYDDPERWWEDAVEHRGPGLREPFAPFAALEDAMGALRERYGDGGRPRDLVREAYMRLQIRAARKEFGDEVAVVCGAWHVPALRAKATVTADRALLKGLPKLKTDLTWVPWTHRRLARSSGYGAGIDSPGWYAHLFGAPDRPVERWLTKVAGLLREEDRIVSSAHVIEAVRLADTLAVMRGRPLPGLTETTDAVRAVLCEGSDVPLSLVYDRLVVGDVLGEVPESAPAVPLQRDLAREQRRLRLKPEALERELELDLRKDTDAARARLLHRLRLLGVGWGEPARSRGSTGTFRETWRLRWEPELSVRIAEAGVWGTTVLGAATAKAEADAVGARALADVTALAEQCLLAGLPDALPVVMRVLADRAALDADVGHLAQALPALVRSLRYGDVRGTDTGALADVAAALAERVFIGLPPACATLDTDAAQEMRGHVDAVHGAVGLLAETLTGHDGLRSRWRAVLRTLSRRDTVPGLLRGRAVRLLLDDGVLEAEEVARLMGLALSPGTPPGDAAAWVEGFVGGGGGGLLLVHDERLLALVDAWLTSVPADAFTDVLPLLRRTFSAYESGVRRTLGELVRRGPGGGTARTADPATRPGFAPEPDAGRAEAVLPVLHLLLGLTQRPEPMDDNSFAGVGT
- a CDS encoding ATP-binding protein, whose translation is MTVSMEPTNVEPNPGQAPQALRPHAEDAFAAELAALAAQDDRPRPERWKLSPWAVATYLLGGTLPDGTVITPKYVGPRRIVEVAVTTLATDRALLLLGVPGTAKTWVSEHLAAAVSGDSTLLVQGTAGTPEEAIRYGWNYARLLAHGPSRDALVPSPVMRAMSEGMTARVEELTRIPADVQDTLITILSEKTLPIPELGQEVQAVRGFNLIATANDRDRGVNDLSSALRRRFNTVVLPLPESADAEVDIVSRRVDQLGRSLDLPDAPEGLDEIRRVVTVFRELRDGVTADGRTKLKSPSGTLSTAEAISVVTNGLALAAHFGDGVLRAGDVAAGILGAVVRDPAADRVVWQEYLETVVRERDGWTDFYRACREVSA
- a CDS encoding SWIM zinc finger family protein — protein: MTQQGVRRTAEQVLALAPDASSRKAGSKLGVAGPWSGAGSGEEGVVWGLCKGSGSKPYQTVVDLSDPAGPAYKCSCPSRKFPCKHALGLLLLWAGDEGAVPASATAPDWAEQWLAGRRGRAEAKKTQAAASSTADPEAARRRAERRDQRVTAGATELERRLADLLRDGLASAERAGYGLWEETAARMVDAQAPGLAARARELGAIPASGAGWPARLLEECALLHLLDQGWLHHDRLPDALAATVRTRLGLPTPADGPSLRDRWQVLAQYDSADAKLTTRRIWLHGTDSGRTRLLLSYGAAGRAPELSLPLGMTLDADLSDHPGAGQVRATLGERHAPAAPAASRPPGITTTEALTSYGEALAEDPWLESVPVTLSAVVPVPDGDPGSWHLADADSDTALPLTPTFLTRPSLWRLVALSGGAPLTVFGECGHRGFTPLTTWTEGGGEPVSLC